A stretch of DNA from Desmospora activa DSM 45169:
TTTGGATGTTGTCGGCGGCAGTCACAGCGTTAGCATATTTAAAGTCGATCTCATGCTGACCTGGGGCCACTTCGTGGTGAGAAGCTTCCACTTCAAAGCCCATTTTGTCCAGGGTGACCACGATATCGCGACGGCAGTTCTCACCCAAATCCAAGGGAGCAAGATCAAAGTATCCGCCCTGATCGTTCAAATTCAGAGTCGGTTCACCTTTTTCATTGGTCTTAAACAGGAAAAACTCTGGCTCAGGACCAACGTTAAAAGCGCTGAAGCCCAATTCTTCCGCTTCTTTCAACACCTTTTTCAAAATCCCGCGCGGATCACCTGCAAAGGGAGTACCATCCGGCATGTACACATCACACACCAAACCGGCTACCTTACCTGATTCCCCACCCCAAGGGTAGATCACCCATGTGTCCGGGTCGGGATAGAGGTACATATCGGATTCTTCAATCCGTACAAACCCTTCAATCGAGGACCCATCAAACATCAATTTGTTGTCAAGCGCTTTCTCCAATTGACTTGTCGGGATTTCCACGTTTTTAATGGTCCCCAGGAGATCGGTAAATTGCAGACGGATGTATTGCACATCGTTTTCTTTGACGGAGCGCAGGATGTCTTCCTTGGTCAGACCTTTGGCCATTCGTTCTCGTCTCCCTTCCAAGTGGTAAAAATATTAATGCAAGAAGCGGGACAAATCACCCTGGGTTAGGTGGCCCTGATTGGGGCGCGTGGTCAACTCGGTCAACTGCCGCTTCAAGAGCTTGCGCAATTCAGCGTCAGACATATCCGGTTTTTTGGCCGGAGCAGCAACCTCTTGTTCAGCTTTTTTGCCGGTTAACACTTCCTTGACCCCGGCGATGTTGATCCCCTTCTCCATCAATGACTTAATATGAAGCAAGCGATCCACATCATTAAAGGAGAATAACCGCTGATTTCCGCGGGTACGAGCCGGTTTAATCAATTCCTGTTGCTCGTAGTAGCGCACCTGCCTCGGAGTGAGCTCCGTCAATTTTGTAATCGTGCCCATAGAAAAAAGAGGCATGTTACGACGGATATCATCGCGCATCGGCAGTGCCTCCTCCCTTTTGGTTTCTTCCATTGTAAATATGTTAACTTTCATTGTCAACCCGTGTAAGTAATTTTAACACATTATATTATTTGCGAGGTAAAAACTCCTAGCTTCAGTACCCCAAACTTAAAGCTGCAATTGCGGGAAGCGGGGGAGAAAGGATCTTCCTCCCCCGCTTCCCTTTATACTTAAACCATCAGGATAATAAACCAGATAATAAGGCCCGCCATCAACAAACCTTTGACAAATACTCCCCCCAGAAAACCGACCAGCGTACCGAATCCGATTTTGATGGCTTGTTCCGCCGGTTTGCCCTGAATCAACTCCACCAACACCACTGCCAGCACCGGACCGAACAGCAAGCCGATCAAACCCATACCAAAAGGGGCCAACAGCATGGTAAAACCGATCGCTCCCAGCACGGAAGCCAAGATGGACACATTGGAGCCCCCATACGTTTTCGCGGCAATGCCACCGGCGATGTAATCCACCGCAAAGGATGCCAGGGTGATCAATGCCGCCGCCACCCAAAACGACATCGTAAGCGCATCGGGATTTACAAGGAAATGGGCAATACCAAACCCGGCCAACAACATCGGAGTATCCGGCAGGAAGGGAATAAACAGACCCGCAAATCCGATCATAAAACTGAGGACGATCAGCAACCACCATAAGAGTTCCACTGTCACGATTCACCTGCTTTTGCTTTGATATCGGGGAAGAGGTGAGCATGGGCCAACATATGATCCAACGCGGTCAACACCCCGATCTTCACATGGGAAAACGTTAACCCTCCCTGCATATAAGCGCGATAGGGCGGCCGCATCGGACCGTCTGCGGACA
This window harbors:
- a CDS encoding MerR family transcriptional regulator, with the translated sequence MRDDIRRNMPLFSMGTITKLTELTPRQVRYYEQQELIKPARTRGNQRLFSFNDVDRLLHIKSLMEKGINIAGVKEVLTGKKAEQEVAAPAKKPDMSDAELRKLLKRQLTELTTRPNQGHLTQGDLSRFLH
- a CDS encoding DUF456 domain-containing protein — translated: MELLWWLLIVLSFMIGFAGLFIPFLPDTPMLLAGFGIAHFLVNPDALTMSFWVAAALITLASFAVDYIAGGIAAKTYGGSNVSILASVLGAIGFTMLLAPFGMGLIGLLFGPVLAVVLVELIQGKPAEQAIKIGFGTLVGFLGGVFVKGLLMAGLIIWFIILMV